TCAACTGGTGTTTCACGGCCGAAAATGTTTACCAGAACCTTGACCTTCAGCTGGTCTTCGTTCAGCTCAACAATCTCACCGGAGAAATCAGCGAACGGGCCTTCCTTAACTCGAACCGTTTCACCCATTTCATATTCCAGAAGCGGCTTACCACGTTTAACGGGCAGCTCTTCACCTTCCACCTTCGACTGCAAGAAGGTTTCTACATCTTTGCGGCGAAGCGCAGTTGGCTTAGCCCCTTGACCTACGAAACCGGTAACACCAGGGGTGTTGCGAATTACGTACCACGAGTCGTCGTCTAGCTCGCAACGCACCAAAAGGTAACCCGGGAAGAGCTTCTTTTGTACGACAACTTTCTTGCCGTTTTTGACGTCGACCACGTCTTCCAACGGAATAACAATT
The Acidimicrobiia bacterium DNA segment above includes these coding regions:
- the nusG gene encoding transcription termination/antitermination protein NusG; translated protein: MNDPETENPMIDDANDPQGEVEADTPNASLAETDQAATTVNAAEVADGAPEQGGSDEEVEVTDADDLLVEAAAPRVQSPYDRPGRWYVVHTQSGYEKKVKTNLEARTTSMNMEDRIHEIVIPLEDVVDVKNGKKVVVQKKLFPGYLLVRCELDDDSWYVIRNTPGVTGFVGQGAKPTALRRKDVETFLQSKVEGEELPVKRGKPLLEYEMGETVRVKEGPFADFSGEIVELNEDQLKVKVLVNIFGRETPVELEFSQIAKL